One Lepus europaeus isolate LE1 chromosome 7, mLepTim1.pri, whole genome shotgun sequence DNA segment encodes these proteins:
- the HYOU1 gene encoding hypoxia up-regulated protein 1 isoform X5: MAATGRRQRLRRPACFALMAVLLADLLALSDTLAVMSVDLGSESMKVAIVKPGVPMEIVLNKESRRKTPVMVTLKENERFFGDSAAGMAIKNPKATLRYFQHLLGKQADNPHVALYRARFPEHELSFDPQRQTVHFQISPQLQFSPEEVLGMILNYSRSLAEDFAEQPIKDAVITVPAFFNQAERRAVLQAARMAGLKVLQLINDNTATALSYGVFRRKDINTTAQNIMFYDMGSGSTVCTIVTYQTVKTKEAGMQPQLQIRGVGFDRTLGGLEMELRLREHLAGLFNEQRKGQRAKDVRENPRAMAKLLREANRLKTVLSANADHMAQIEGLMDDVDFKAKVTRVEFEELCADLFERVPGPVQQALQSAEMSLDEIEQVILVGGATRVPKVQEVLLKAVGKEELGKNINADEAAAMGAVYQAAALSKAFKVKPFVVRDAVVYPILVEFTREVEEEPGVRSLKHNKRVLFSRMGPYPQRKVITFNRYSHDFNFHINYGDLGFLGPEDLRVFGSQNLTTVKLKGVGESFKKYPDYESKGIKAHFNLDESGVLSLDRVESVFETVVEDSPEEESTLTKLGNTISSLFGGGATPDAKENGTDTVQEEEESPAEGSKDEPGEQAEPKEEAGAPREDASPPPFPEPEGDTGPEGAKAAEKEDGDRPEAPKPGEKREAGPEGTPAAPEEEKKQKPARKQKMVEEIGVELVVLDVPDLAEVELARSVQKLEDLTSRDLEKQEREKAANSLEAFIFETQDKLDQPEYQEVSTEEQREDISGKLRAASTWLEDEGFGATTAKLKEKLAELKKLCQGLFFRVEERKKWPERLSALDNLLNHSSMFLKGARLIPEMDQIFTEVEMTTLEKVINETWAWKNATVAEQAKLPATDKPVLLSKDIEAKMMALDREVQYLLNKAKFAKPRPRPKDKNGTRAEPPLNASDSDQGEKVIPPAGQMEDVEPIPEPEKVEAASEPEQPAQPKQPVKNDEL, encoded by the exons atggcagccacaggcaggaggcagaggctgaggaggCCAGCCTGCTTTGCCTTGATGGCTGTGCTCTTGGCAGACCTGCTGGCACTGAGTG acaCGCTGGCAGTGATGTCTGTGGACCTGGGCAGCGAGTCCATGAAGGTGGCCATCGTCAAACCTGGAGTGCCCATGGAAATCGTCTTGAACAA GGAATCTCGGAGGAAAACCCCGGTGATGGTGACcttgaaagaaaatgagagattcTTTGGAGACAGTGCAGCAGGCATG GCCATCAAGAACCCCAAGGCCACCCTGCGTTACTTCCAGCACCTCCTGGGGAAGCAGGCAGACAACCCACACGTGGCTCTTTACCGGGCCCGTTTCCCGGAGCACGAGCTGAGCTTCGACCCCCAGCGGCAGACCGTGCACTTCCAGATCAGCCC gcagCTGCAGTTCTCACCCGAGGAGGTGCTGGGCATGATTCTCAACTACTCCCGCTCCCTGGCTGAAGATTTTGCTG AGCAGCCCATCAAGGATGCGGTGATCACCGTGCCGGCCTTCTTCAACCAGGCCGAGCGCCgggcagtgctgcaggctgctCGCATGGCCGGCCTCAAAGTGCTGCAGCTCATCAACGACAACACTGCCACCGCCCTCAGCTACGGTGTCTTCCGTCGAAAAGACATCAACACCACCGCCCAG AACATCATGTTCTATGACATGGGCTCAGGCAGCACCGTGTGCACCATCGTGACCTACCAGACGGTGAAGACAAAGGAGGCCGGGATGCAGCCACAGCTGCAGATCCGGGGCGTGGG GTTTGACCGCACCCTGGGCGGCCTGGAGATGGAGCTCCGGCTGCGGGAGCACCTGGCCGGGCTTTTCAATGAGCAGCGCAAAGGCCAGCGAGCAAAGGACGTGCGAGAGAACCCGCGGGCGATGGCCAAGCTGCTCCGTGAGGCCAACCGACTCAAAACCGTCCTGAGCGCCAATGCCGACCACATGGCCCAG ATCGAGGGCCTGATGGACGACGTGGACTTCAAAGCAAAAGTGACCCGAGTGGAGTTTGAGGAGCTGTGCGCCGACCTGTTCGAGCGGGTGCCCGGGCCCGTTCAGCAGGCCCTCCAAAGTGCCGAGATGAGTTTG GATGAGATTGAGCAGGTGATCCTGGTGGGCGGGGCCACTCGGGTCCCCAAAGTTCAGGAGGTGCTGCTAAAGGCCGTGGGCAA GGAGGAGCTCGGGAAGAACATCAACGCGGACGAGGCGGCTGCCATGGGGGCCGTGTACCAGGCAGCTGCCCTGAGCAAAGCCTTCAAGGTGAAGCCGTTCGTCGTCCGGGACGCCGTGGTCTACCCCATCCTG GTGGAGTTCAccagggaggtggaggaggagcccGGGGTCCGCAGCCTCAAGCACAATAAGCGCGTGCTCTTCTCCCGCATGGGGCCCTACCCTCAACGCAAAGTCATCACCTTCAACCGCTACAGCCACGATTTCAACTTCCACATCAACTACGGCGACCTGGGCTTCCTGGGGCCTGAGGATCTTCG GGTGTTTGGCTCCCAGAATCTGACCACAGTGAAGCTGAAAGGTGTGGGAGAGAGCTTCAAGAAGTATCCCGACTACGAGTCCAAGGGCATCAAGGCCCACTTCAACCTGGACGAGAGCGGGGTGCTCAGTCTAGACAGG GTGGAGTCTGTGTTTGAGACCGTGGTGGAGGACAGTCCGGAAGAGGAATCTACTCTCACCA AACTCGGCAACACCATTTCCAGTCTGTTCGGAGGTGGCGCGACACCAGATGCCAAAGAGAATGGTACTGACACGGTCCAG gaggaagaggagagcccTGCTGAGGGGAGCAAGGACGAgcctggggagcaggcagagccCAAGGAAGAAGCAGGGGCCCCCCGAGAGGATGCCTCTCCGCCCCCATTCCCTGAGCCTGAGGGGGACACCGGCCCTGAGGGAGCAAAGGCAGCAGAAAAGGAAGATGGGGACAGACCTGAGGCACCG AAGCCAGGCGAGAAGCGGGAGGCAGGGCCCGAGGGCACCCCCGCGGCCCCCGAGGAAGAGAAGAAGCAGAAGCCCGCccggaagcagaagatggtggaGGAGATCGGGGTGGAGCTCGTCGTTCTGGACGTGCCTGACTTGGCAGAGGTCGAGCTGGCCCGCTCAGTGCAGAA GCTCGAGGACTTGACGTCGcgagacctggagaagcaggaACGGGAGAAGGCTGCCAACAGCTTGGAGGCTTTCATCTTTGAGACGCAG GACAAGCTGGACCAGCCCGAGTACCAGGAAGTGTCCACCGAGGAGCAGCGCGAGGACATCTCGGGGAAGCTCAGAGCCGCGTCCACCTGGCTGGAAGACGAGGGCTTTGGGGCCACGACCGCG AAGTTGAAGGAGAAGCTGGCGGAGCTGAAGAAGCTGTGCCAAGGGCTGTTTTTTCGGGTAGAAGAGCGCAAGAAGTGGCCCGAACGGCTGTCGGCCCTCGACAATCTGCTCAATCATTCCAGCATGTTCCTCAA gggagCCCGGCTCATTCCAGAGATGGACCAGATCTTCACGGAGGTGGAGATGACCACGTTGGAGAAAGTCATCAATGAGACTTGG GCCTGGAAGAATGCGACGGTGGCCGAGCAGGCCAAACTTCCCGCCACAGATAAGCCTGTGCTGCTCTCAAAAGACATCGAGGCCA